Proteins from a single region of Dasypus novemcinctus isolate mDasNov1 chromosome 16, mDasNov1.1.hap2, whole genome shotgun sequence:
- the MC5R gene encoding melanocortin receptor 5, producing MNSSFHLYFLDRNLNATEGNVSAPNGKNKSSPCADMGIAVEVFLTLGLISLLENILVIGAIVKNKNLHSPMYFFVCSLAVADMLVSMSNAWETITIYLINNKLLVIADTSVRNIDNVFDSMICISVVASMCSLLAIAVDRYVTIFYALRYPYIMTAKRSGVIIACIWAFCTGCGIVFIIYYESTYVVMCLISMFLTMLFLMVSLYIHMFLLARTHVKRVAAVPGYRSVWQRTSLKGAVTLTMLLGVFVACWAPFFLHLILMISCPQNLYCSCFMSYFNMYLILIMCNSVIDPLIYAFRSQEMRKTFKEIICCRGFRITCRLPRPY from the coding sequence ATGAATTCCTCCTTTCACCTGTACTTCTTGGATCGCAACCTGAATGCCACGGAGGGCAACGTTTCTGCGCCAAATGGCAAGAACAAGTCTTCTCCATGTGCAGACATGGGCATCGCTGTGGAGGTGTTTCTCACTCTGGGTCTCATAAGCCTCTTAGAGAACATCTTGGTCATAGGTGCCATCGTGAAGAACAAGAACTTGCACTCTCCCATGTATTTCTTTGTGTGCAGTTTAGCAGTTGCCGACATGCTGGTGAGCATGTCCAACGCCTGGGAGACCATCACCATATACCTGATAAACAATAAGCTCCTGGTGATAGCTGACACCTCTGTGCGCAACATTGACAACGTGTTTGACTCCATGATCTGCATCTCCGTGGTGGCCTCCATGTGCAGCTTGCTGGCCATCGCCGTGGACAGATATGTCACTATCTTCTATGCCCTGCGCTACCCCTACATTATGACGGCCAAGCGCTCTGGGGTGATCATTGCGTGCATCTGGGCTTTCTGCACAGGGTGCGGCATCGTCTTCATCATTTACTATGAGTCCACCTACGTTGTCATGTGCCTCATCTCCATGTTTCTCACCATGCTGTTTCTCATGGTGTCCCTCTACATACACATGTTCCTCCTGGCGCGGACCCACGTCAAGCGGGTCGCAGCCGTGCCGGGTTACCGCTCTGTGTGGCAAAGGACCAGCCTAAAAGGGGCCGTCACCCTCACCATGCTGCTCGGGGTGTTCGTCGCGTGCTGGGCTCCATTCTTCCTCCATCTCATTTTAATGATTTCGTGTCCTCAGAACCTCTACTGTTCTTGCTTTATGTCTTACTTCAACATGTACCTCATACTCATCATGTGTAACTCAGTCATTGATCCTCTGATTTATGCCTTCCGCAGCCAGGAGATGCGGAAGACCTTTAAAGAGATTATTTGTTGCCGTGGCTTCAGAATCACCTGCAGGCTCCCTCGCCCATATTAA